A window of the Verminephrobacter eiseniae EF01-2 genome harbors these coding sequences:
- a CDS encoding helix-turn-helix domain-containing protein, with protein MTKIETFDSVWDAVADMSGQAASLRARAEPMRQIAAVIEGNDWAPSEAAMHCGVAPPRRDDLLRGRVSRCCLDALVNSATAMGCRVHMDMELQAA; from the coding sequence ATGACCAAGATCGAAACTTTTGACAGCGTGTGGGATGCGGTGGCCGACATGTCCGGGCAGGCTGCGAGCCTTCGCGCCAGGGCTGAACCCATGCGCCAAATTGCGGCCGTCATCGAGGGCAATGATTGGGCGCCATCGGAAGCCGCAATGCACTGCGGGGTTGCCCCGCCCCGCCGCGATGACCTGTTGCGTGGCCGCGTCTCGCGGTGCTGCCTGGATGCTTTGGTGAACAGCGCCACCGCCATGGGTTGCCGCGTGCATATGGATATGGAGCTGCAAGCGGCGTAA
- a CDS encoding type II toxin-antitoxin system RelE/ParE family toxin, with protein sequence MEYAGLEGSQKPSSSSARCRRCCAAARQVLAMEKKALLADAVYVLRAFQKKTQTTSQRDMGLAKKRCTERPKDAK encoded by the coding sequence GTGGAGTATGCCGGTCTGGAGGGTTCCCAAAAACCATCCTCTTCGTCGGCCCGCTGTCGCAGGTGTTGCGCTGCGGCCCGCCAGGTCTTGGCCATGGAGAAAAAGGCGCTGCTGGCCGATGCGGTCTATGTGCTGCGCGCTTTTCAGAAAAAGACCCAGACCACAAGCCAGCGCGACATGGGGCTTGCCAAAAAGCGATGCACCGAACGGCCGAAAGATGCCAAATGA
- a CDS encoding DMT family transporter — translation MHANLYALGAIALWASLASLGVALTHVPPFLLTGIALLIGSVPAWPFVLRDPAQWRIPVRTLALGVYGLFAYHFLLFIALRHAPPVETNLVCYLWPLLIVLLSPWLLPGVVLRAPHLLAALLGFAGAAIAITGGAIAGGQALSGTLAWGYLPALAAAFIWASYSLLTRRVAAFPTTAIGLFALVSGLLSLLCHALLEPAAALQPRDWALLALLGLGPLGGAFFMWDRALKLGDARHIGILSYITPLASTALLLLVSGRPLNASIALATLMIISAAVIGMRAR, via the coding sequence ATGCATGCCAATCTGTACGCGCTGGGCGCCATCGCGCTGTGGGCCTCGCTCGCCTCGCTGGGCGTGGCGCTGACCCATGTTCCGCCGTTTCTGCTCACCGGCATCGCGCTGCTGATCGGCAGCGTGCCGGCTTGGCCGTTCGTGCTGCGCGATCCGGCGCAATGGCGCATTCCGGTGCGGACGTTGGCGTTGGGCGTGTACGGCCTGTTTGCCTACCATTTCCTGCTGTTCATCGCGCTGCGCCATGCGCCGCCGGTGGAGACCAACCTGGTCTGCTACCTGTGGCCACTGCTCATCGTGCTGCTCTCGCCCTGGCTGCTGCCCGGCGTGGTGTTGCGCGCGCCGCATCTGCTGGCCGCCCTGCTGGGCTTTGCCGGCGCAGCCATTGCGATCACGGGCGGGGCGATCGCGGGCGGGCAGGCGCTCAGCGGCACGCTGGCCTGGGGCTATTTGCCGGCGCTGGCAGCGGCCTTCATCTGGGCCAGCTATTCGCTGCTGACCCGGCGCGTGGCGGCTTTTCCGACCACGGCCATTGGCCTGTTCGCTCTGGTGTCGGGGCTGCTGTCCCTGCTGTGCCATGCGCTGCTGGAGCCTGCTGCGGCGTTGCAGCCGCGCGACTGGGCGCTGCTGGCCCTGCTCGGGCTAGGCCCGCTGGGCGGCGCCTTCTTCATGTGGGACCGGGCGCTCAAGCTCGGCGATGCGCGGCATATCGGCATCCTGAGCTACATCACCCCGCTGGCGTCGACGGCACTGCTGCTGTTGGTCAGCGGTCGCCCGCTCAACGCGAGCATCGCCCTGGCCACGCTGATGATCATCAGCGCAGCCGTGATCGGCATGCGGGCACGGTGA